The following proteins come from a genomic window of Acidobacteriota bacterium:
- the amrB gene encoding AmmeMemoRadiSam system protein B produces the protein MKRTVILLVIILLLVADFALPNEKTPTKVRKSAIAGSWYPADKAELQKMLSSLFSRVPKVNFYGEVRALIVPHAGYQYSGPAAAMAYATIRGEDIRRVIIMGPTHYTYFHGVSIPKVKAYETPLGEVPLDWEKARKLLKHKPFTTYPEAHKREHSVEIQLPLLQTILAGKKFTIIPMVFGELSEKDYDKVAKAIAPLVDEHTLIVASSDFVHYGRRFNYTPFTKEIKKNLQKLNYGAIERIVNFDFTGFLKYKKDTGATICGFRPIATLLKILDKNYYAEVLSYYTSGEITGNYTDCVSYTSICFTPRREKLLPQEKETLLKLARDTLRSYLTEKKSPNVTLDRYDITPKLLEKSGVFVTLKKKGKLRGCIGYIQGVLPIYRAVIANTINAATRDPRFPPMKPSEIDKVEIEISVLTPLKKISDISEIEVGKHGLYLVKGANAGLLLPQVATEFGWNRRQFLEAVSEKAGLEKDAWKRGAEIYIFEAQVFSEKKKH, from the coding sequence ATGAAACGAACCGTCATCTTATTGGTGATAATCCTCCTTCTGGTGGCGGACTTCGCCCTTCCCAACGAGAAGACGCCCACCAAGGTGAGGAAATCCGCCATCGCTGGGAGCTGGTATCCTGCGGACAAGGCGGAATTACAAAAGATGTTATCGAGCCTTTTTTCTCGGGTGCCCAAGGTCAACTTCTACGGTGAAGTAAGAGCGCTCATCGTCCCCCATGCCGGTTACCAGTACTCCGGTCCGGCAGCGGCGATGGCTTATGCCACCATTCGCGGGGAGGATATAAGAAGGGTTATCATTATGGGACCCACCCACTATACCTACTTCCACGGTGTATCGATCCCGAAGGTAAAGGCTTACGAGACACCACTCGGCGAGGTCCCCCTCGATTGGGAGAAGGCAAGAAAACTCCTAAAGCACAAACCATTCACCACCTACCCCGAGGCACATAAACGGGAGCACTCGGTGGAGATACAGCTTCCTCTGCTCCAAACAATACTTGCGGGAAAGAAATTCACCATCATCCCAATGGTGTTCGGGGAATTAAGCGAAAAGGATTACGACAAGGTAGCTAAAGCAATAGCACCCCTTGTCGATGAACATACCCTTATTGTGGCGAGCTCCGACTTCGTCCATTACGGGCGGAGGTTCAATTACACTCCGTTTACCAAGGAAATAAAGAAAAACTTGCAAAAACTAAATTACGGGGCGATAGAGAGGATAGTGAACTTCGACTTTACCGGTTTCCTAAAATACAAAAAGGATACCGGCGCCACCATTTGCGGTTTCCGCCCCATAGCTACTCTTCTTAAGATCCTTGACAAGAATTATTATGCGGAGGTCCTGTCCTATTACACCTCGGGGGAGATCACCGGCAACTATACCGATTGTGTCTCCTATACCTCGATCTGCTTCACCCCCAGACGGGAAAAACTGCTTCCTCAGGAGAAGGAAACTCTGCTCAAGTTAGCTCGGGATACCCTCCGCTCCTACCTCACCGAAAAGAAAAGCCCCAATGTCACCTTAGATAGATACGATATTACCCCAAAGCTCCTCGAGAAAAGTGGGGTCTTCGTCACCCTGAAAAAGAAGGGAAAGCTAAGGGGCTGTATCGGTTATATCCAAGGAGTTCTACCCATCTACCGGGCGGTGATCGCCAACACGATAAACGCTGCCACCCGCGACCCAAGATTCCCTCCGATGAAACCCTCGGAGATAGATAAGGTGGAGATCGAGATTTCAGTCCTCACTCCGCTCAAGAAGATATCCGACATCTCTGAGATCGAGGTAGGGAAACACGGGCTCTACTTAGTGAAAGGGGCGAACGCCGGACTTCTCCTCCCTCA
- a CDS encoding 2-isopropylmalate synthase, with product MKEQGDRRRVMIFDTTLRDGEQSPGASLTDREKLMIAKQLARLGVDVIEAGFPIASQGDFEAVKLIAENVKGPVICGLARANDADIDRCWEAVKNAYRPRIHTFIATSPIHREKKLKKSKEEILKLAVAAVKRARSYCDDVEFSPEDATRTEIDYLAEVLKAVIDAGATVVNIPDTVGYAEPGEFGNMIRELFERVPEMKEVTVSVHCHNDLGNAVANSLAAVKNGATQVECCINGIGERAGNASTEEVVMNLVTRKDYFNVEVGVNTKEIYRTSKMVSSLTGLEIPRNKAVVGENAFAHEAGIHQHGVLCSRETYEIMTPAMVGWSGESLVIGKHSGKHAITALLKEEGYTLTDEQINEITARVKELADKQKFVEKDDVIAIANDVIHRLSEKEQVIRLEEFIVATGNGFTPTASVKLSIEGETKMGVGTGVGSVDALSHAIQSVIDPSLRLVDFHIKAITGGTDALADVSIKLADKDGNIFSARAVNEDVVRASAMAMLKGANKALSFQRNEKGGER from the coding sequence ATGAAGGAGCAAGGTGATAGAAGGCGAGTGATGATATTTGACACAACCCTCAGGGACGGTGAGCAGAGCCCCGGGGCATCCCTTACTGATAGGGAGAAGTTGATGATCGCCAAGCAGTTGGCGAGATTGGGGGTTGATGTGATCGAGGCGGGGTTCCCCATCGCTTCTCAGGGTGATTTCGAGGCGGTGAAGTTGATCGCAGAGAATGTGAAGGGTCCAGTGATCTGCGGGCTGGCGAGGGCGAATGATGCTGACATCGATCGCTGTTGGGAAGCGGTGAAAAACGCCTATAGGCCAAGGATTCACACCTTCATTGCCACCTCTCCCATCCACCGAGAAAAGAAACTGAAAAAGAGTAAAGAGGAGATCCTCAAATTAGCCGTCGCCGCGGTGAAGAGGGCGAGGAGTTATTGTGACGATGTCGAGTTCTCCCCGGAGGATGCGACGAGGACGGAGATCGACTATCTTGCCGAAGTGTTGAAAGCGGTGATCGATGCAGGGGCAACCGTGGTGAACATCCCGGATACGGTGGGTTATGCGGAACCAGGGGAGTTTGGGAATATGATCCGGGAGCTTTTTGAGCGCGTACCCGAGATGAAGGAGGTAACGGTAAGTGTCCATTGCCACAACGATTTGGGAAATGCTGTTGCCAATTCCCTCGCTGCGGTAAAGAACGGAGCAACCCAGGTGGAATGCTGTATAAACGGGATAGGAGAACGGGCGGGGAACGCCTCTACCGAGGAAGTGGTGATGAACCTGGTAACGCGGAAGGATTACTTCAATGTGGAAGTTGGGGTAAATACGAAGGAGATCTACCGCACCAGTAAGATGGTATCGAGCCTGACCGGTTTAGAGATTCCGAGGAACAAAGCAGTGGTTGGAGAGAACGCCTTTGCCCACGAGGCGGGGATCCACCAGCACGGCGTGCTCTGCAGTAGGGAGACCTACGAGATAATGACCCCTGCTATGGTGGGATGGAGTGGGGAGAGCTTGGTTATAGGGAAACACTCCGGGAAACACGCGATAACCGCTTTATTGAAAGAGGAGGGTTATACCCTCACTGACGAGCAGATCAACGAGATAACAGCAAGGGTGAAGGAGCTGGCAGATAAGCAGAAGTTTGTGGAGAAGGACGATGTGATCGCCATCGCCAACGATGTTATCCATCGCCTCTCAGAGAAGGAGCAGGTCATAAGGCTCGAAGAGTTCATAGTGGCGACAGGGAACGGGTTCACCCCCACCGCTTCGGTGAAGCTATCCATCGAGGGGGAAACCAAGATGGGGGTGGGAACCGGTGTCGGTTCCGTCGATGCTTTGAGCCATGCCATCCAGAGTGTAATCGATCCCTCCCTACGACTGGTCGATTTCCACATAAAGGCGATTACTGGAGGAACGGATGCTCTGGCTGATGTATCGATAAAGCTGGCGGATAAGGATGGGAACATCTTCTCCGCAAGGGCGGTGAACGAGGATGTGGTCAGGGCAAGTGCAATGGCAATGCTTAAGGGAGCGAACAAAGCCCTTAGCTTCCAGAGGAACGAGAAAGGAGGCGAGCGGTAG
- a CDS encoding 3-isopropylmalate dehydratase large subunit, whose amino-acid sequence MGATITEKILAKHAGRERVSPGELLNVDIDLVLAHEVTTPPAISELEKLGIDRVFDPERIVVTPDHFVPNKDERSADLAKRLRDWVKRHNIKHYYEVGRHGICHTMLIEQGHIGPGMIVVAGDSHTCTHGVMGAFGWGVGSTELAAAIATGKLWLEVPETIKVVVEGELPKGVYSKDVILYVLSQIGVSGATDKVLEFAGSTIDELEVEDRATITNMAVEAGATVGIINPDQKVFDYLSKRTNKKFDPVSSDPDAEYSQVHCFEVSSLEPLVGVPPLPSNGKPVGELKGVKIDQAVVGSCTNGRIQDLREAAKILKGRKVAPFVRMIVIPATTSIWKQALKEGLFDIFTEAGAAVSTPTCGPCLGAHMGVLAAGEVAIASTNRNFVGRMGSPKSSVYIASPATVAASAVRGEITDPREFL is encoded by the coding sequence GTGGGGGCGACGATTACCGAGAAGATACTGGCAAAACACGCGGGGAGGGAAAGAGTTTCCCCAGGCGAGTTGCTGAATGTGGATATAGATCTCGTTCTGGCGCATGAGGTTACCACCCCACCTGCGATAAGCGAGCTGGAGAAATTAGGCATCGACAGGGTGTTCGATCCGGAGAGGATAGTGGTGACCCCGGATCATTTCGTTCCCAACAAGGACGAAAGAAGCGCTGATCTCGCCAAGCGCCTTAGGGATTGGGTAAAGAGGCACAACATAAAGCACTATTACGAGGTAGGCAGGCACGGCATCTGCCACACGATGTTGATTGAACAGGGGCATATCGGTCCTGGGATGATAGTGGTAGCTGGCGATTCTCATACCTGTACCCACGGTGTTATGGGCGCCTTCGGTTGGGGGGTAGGAAGTACCGAGCTCGCTGCGGCGATCGCCACGGGAAAGCTATGGCTGGAGGTTCCGGAGACGATCAAGGTGGTGGTAGAGGGTGAGCTTCCCAAGGGGGTATATTCCAAGGATGTGATCCTCTATGTATTGTCGCAGATCGGCGTTTCCGGAGCAACGGATAAGGTTCTCGAGTTTGCTGGCTCGACGATAGATGAGTTGGAGGTGGAAGACCGGGCTACCATCACCAATATGGCTGTGGAGGCGGGAGCAACGGTGGGGATAATAAATCCAGACCAGAAGGTATTCGATTATCTCAGTAAGAGGACGAACAAGAAGTTCGACCCGGTCAGTTCAGATCCCGATGCGGAGTATTCCCAGGTTCATTGCTTCGAGGTGAGCTCCCTTGAGCCCCTGGTGGGGGTTCCTCCTCTCCCCTCAAACGGGAAGCCGGTTGGTGAGCTCAAAGGGGTGAAGATAGATCAGGCGGTGGTGGGTTCCTGCACCAACGGGAGGATCCAGGATCTAAGGGAGGCAGCTAAGATATTGAAGGGGCGGAAGGTTGCTCCCTTCGTACGGATGATAGTGATCCCAGCGACCACGAGTATATGGAAGCAAGCTCTTAAGGAAGGGCTTTTCGACATCTTCACTGAGGCAGGAGCAGCGGTATCGACCCCTACCTGTGGTCCTTGTCTCGGTGCCCATATGGGGGTTCTCGCTGCTGGGGAGGTAGCCATCGCCTCTACCAACCGCAATTTCGTGGGCAGGATGGGATCTCCGAAATCCTCCGTTTATATAGCGAGTCCGGCAACGGTTGCTGCCTCTGCCGTAAGAGGAGAGATAACGGACCCAAGGGAGTTCCTGTAA
- a CDS encoding 3-isopropylmalate dehydratase small subunit yields MGNKIKGKAYVYDRDDIDTDMIIPASYLNTDDPRELVEHAMEAIDPDFPKKVAEMGIEIVVGGENFGCGSSREHAIWCLTGQGIKAVVASSFARIFFRNCVNYGLLPAICPGASKRIRTGDEIEIDIAEGLVRNLTRKEEYRLKPLPDFAMEIVTAGGLLRYIKRKLEEGR; encoded by the coding sequence ATGGGAAATAAAATCAAGGGAAAAGCTTATGTTTACGACCGGGATGATATCGATACCGATATGATCATCCCGGCAAGCTATCTCAACACCGACGACCCGAGGGAGCTCGTGGAACACGCTATGGAAGCGATAGATCCCGACTTCCCGAAGAAAGTGGCTGAGATGGGGATTGAGATAGTAGTGGGCGGGGAGAATTTCGGCTGTGGCTCAAGTAGAGAGCATGCGATATGGTGCCTTACGGGACAGGGGATTAAGGCGGTTGTCGCCTCCTCCTTCGCCCGGATATTCTTCAGGAACTGCGTAAATTATGGGTTGCTCCCGGCTATATGTCCTGGTGCCAGCAAGAGGATACGAACCGGAGATGAGATAGAGATAGATATTGCCGAGGGTTTGGTGAGGAATTTGACGAGGAAGGAGGAGTACCGCTTGAAGCCGTTGCCCGATTTCGCAATGGAGATAGTTACCGCTGGAGGTCTCCTCAGGTATATCAAGAGGAAGCTGGAGGAAGGAAGATGA
- a CDS encoding 3-isopropylmalate dehydrogenase: MRKHRIALIPGDGIGPEVIAEGVKVIEAAGEVHNFEVEYITYDIGADRYLATGELMTEETLKEIGERCEAIYLGAVGDPRVKPGILEKEILLKTRFYFDQYVNLRPIKLLKGVWSPLKDKGPADIDFTVVRENTEDFYVGLGKRTKEGKSHHHLELLRSLYKLRLGVDVELDGSDIAYQIGITSKRGAERIIRYAFELAKKEKAEVVHVVDKANVLTEMYGLWREMVAEVGASYPEIKYEFIYVDAMAMWLVREPERFKVVLTPNMFGDIITDLGAMLQGGLGLAPGGNINPDGVSMFEPIHGSAPELKGTNTANPLATIWAGALMLAEIGEEKSKNLIVKAIERVIEEGKVRTRDMGGSNTTSEVGDAVADKVRELGEM, encoded by the coding sequence ATGAGGAAGCATAGGATAGCGCTGATCCCCGGTGATGGGATAGGACCCGAGGTTATCGCCGAAGGGGTGAAGGTGATCGAGGCGGCGGGGGAGGTTCATAACTTTGAGGTGGAGTATATAACCTACGATATCGGGGCGGATCGGTATCTTGCCACCGGCGAGCTGATGACGGAGGAAACCCTTAAGGAGATAGGGGAGAGATGCGAAGCGATATATCTGGGGGCGGTTGGTGATCCTCGGGTAAAGCCGGGGATCCTGGAGAAAGAGATCCTCTTAAAGACCCGATTCTACTTCGATCAGTATGTGAACCTGAGGCCGATCAAGCTCCTCAAGGGTGTGTGGTCTCCTCTGAAGGATAAGGGACCCGCGGATATTGATTTTACGGTGGTGAGAGAGAACACGGAGGATTTCTATGTCGGGCTCGGGAAGCGGACTAAGGAGGGAAAGAGCCATCACCATCTTGAGTTGCTGAGGTCACTTTATAAGTTGAGGTTGGGGGTAGATGTTGAGCTCGATGGTTCGGATATAGCCTATCAGATCGGGATCACCAGCAAGAGGGGGGCGGAGAGGATTATAAGGTATGCCTTTGAGCTCGCCAAGAAGGAGAAAGCGGAGGTTGTCCATGTAGTCGATAAGGCAAATGTCCTCACCGAGATGTACGGATTGTGGCGGGAGATGGTAGCGGAGGTAGGAGCCTCATATCCGGAGATAAAATATGAGTTTATCTATGTAGATGCGATGGCTATGTGGTTGGTGAGGGAGCCGGAGCGGTTCAAGGTGGTCCTCACCCCAAATATGTTCGGCGACATCATCACCGATCTTGGTGCGATGTTGCAGGGCGGGCTTGGGTTGGCTCCAGGAGGGAATATAAACCCTGATGGGGTGTCGATGTTTGAGCCGATCCATGGGAGCGCCCCCGAGCTCAAAGGGACGAATACCGCCAATCCTCTGGCTACCATCTGGGCAGGAGCGCTTATGTTGGCTGAGATCGGGGAGGAGAAATCAAAGAACTTGATCGTCAAGGCGATAGAGAGGGTTATCGAAGAGGGGAAGGTAAGAACAAGGGATATGGGGGGTAGTAATACTACCAGCGAAGTAGGGGATGCAGTAGCCGATAAGGTCAGGGAGTTGGGCGAGATGTAG
- a CDS encoding HNH endonuclease, with amino-acid sequence MERTLVLNSSYQPINVINWRRAITMLFLNKVEVIEEYDREVRSVSLSLRVPSVLRVINFIPEKRIRKRLKLTRTNVFIRDRYRCQYCGKEFPASELTLDHVIPLTRGGDHSWENLVTACKGCNNRKGARTPSEAGMKLLREPRVPSYFVGSNFLIDPAYIPQTWRVYLCLQGAK; translated from the coding sequence ATGGAGCGGACGCTGGTTCTGAATTCGAGCTATCAGCCGATAAATGTGATCAACTGGCGACGGGCGATCACTATGCTTTTCCTCAATAAGGTGGAGGTGATTGAGGAGTACGATCGTGAGGTAAGGAGCGTCTCTCTTTCTTTGAGGGTGCCTTCGGTACTCAGGGTGATCAACTTCATACCAGAAAAGAGGATAAGGAAGAGACTGAAGCTCACCCGGACCAATGTCTTCATCCGTGACCGTTATCGCTGTCAGTATTGTGGCAAGGAGTTTCCTGCCTCGGAGCTCACCTTGGACCATGTTATTCCTCTCACCCGGGGAGGAGATCATTCCTGGGAAAACCTGGTGACCGCTTGTAAGGGTTGTAATAACCGGAAAGGGGCGAGAACGCCTTCCGAGGCAGGGATGAAGCTTTTGAGGGAGCCTCGCGTCCCTTCTTATTTTGTTGGATCGAATTTCCTCATCGATCCAGCATACATTCCACAAACTTGGCGGGTTTATCTTTGCCTTCAGGGGGCGAAATAG